The proteins below are encoded in one region of Chloroflexota bacterium:
- the larE gene encoding ATP-dependent sacrificial sulfur transferase LarE translates to MRDLQAKIERARDIILHLGSTVVAYSGGVDSTLLLTLCLEALGPDKVLAVTAHSPIHADNEWREAQQIAQMLGARHCLIETHELDDQRFASNPPERCYFCKQSLMNVLWDIARREGLQSVVHGGNVDDLGDYRPGMQAAQESGARAPLLEAGLSKQEIRTASRELGLPTWDKPAMACLASRVPYGTALTQETLKCIELAESFLRDEICLTQFRVRHHPPIARLEVQPQDWERVLAEGTRQRIVARLRELGYLYVALDLAGYRSGSLNDAIKS, encoded by the coding sequence TTGAGAGACCTACAAGCCAAAATCGAACGAGCACGTGATATCATCTTACACTTGGGCAGCACCGTGGTCGCCTATTCCGGCGGCGTGGACAGCACTTTGCTGCTTACTCTTTGCCTGGAGGCGCTAGGGCCGGACAAGGTGCTGGCTGTTACTGCTCATTCGCCAATACATGCCGATAACGAATGGCGCGAGGCGCAGCAAATTGCGCAAATGCTCGGAGCACGGCACTGCCTGATCGAAACGCACGAGCTTGACGACCAACGCTTTGCCTCCAACCCCCCTGAGCGCTGTTACTTCTGTAAGCAGAGTCTGATGAACGTCCTCTGGGACATTGCAAGAAGAGAAGGATTGCAAAGCGTCGTGCATGGTGGCAACGTGGATGACCTGGGCGATTACCGGCCAGGCATGCAGGCGGCGCAGGAGAGCGGGGCACGGGCACCTTTGCTGGAGGCTGGCCTCTCCAAGCAGGAGATTCGCACCGCTTCACGGGAGTTGGGTTTGCCCACCTGGGACAAACCAGCTATGGCCTGCCTTGCTTCACGCGTGCCCTACGGAACAGCTCTCACACAGGAAACCCTGAAATGCATCGAGCTAGCTGAGAGCTTTTTGCGTGATGAAATTTGCCTAACTCAGTTCCGAGTGCGACATCATCCACCCATCGCGCGCCTTGAGGTGCAGCCGCAAGACTGGGAGCGTGTCTTAGCTGAAGGAACCCGCCAACGGATTGTGGCCAGGTTGCGTGAATTAGGCTACTTGTACGTTGCGCTGGATTTGGCAGGATATCGCAGTGGGAGTCTTAATGATGCCATCAAATCCTGA
- the larB gene encoding nickel pincer cofactor biosynthesis protein LarB, giving the protein MPSNPDEVEWCNSGRIAHPDLNRIRRKGVPEVILADCKSTEEVLTIARQFLDAEGRAILSRVSGEQEGRLREEFSQEAILEWYPRPRAAVLRKPGVARPVSGGRVGILTAGTADIPCAEEAALVCREMGCTVFTAYDVGVAGLHRLFGPLSELLEKEKVDVLIVAAGMDGALPSVVSGLVPVPVIGLPTSVGYGLGSGGIAALLSMLQTCSPGLAVVNIDNGIGAGAMAGIIANRVAAARKG; this is encoded by the coding sequence ATGCCATCAAATCCTGATGAAGTTGAGTGGTGCAACAGCGGACGCATTGCTCATCCCGACTTGAATCGAATACGGCGTAAAGGCGTGCCAGAGGTCATCCTCGCTGATTGCAAGAGCACAGAAGAGGTGCTCACCATCGCACGTCAGTTCCTCGATGCTGAGGGTAGAGCTATTTTGAGCCGCGTCTCAGGGGAACAGGAAGGTCGCCTGCGCGAGGAATTCAGCCAGGAGGCTATCTTAGAATGGTATCCACGGCCGCGTGCTGCTGTATTGCGCAAGCCGGGTGTAGCACGCCCTGTGTCCGGAGGGCGGGTGGGCATCCTGACTGCTGGAACCGCGGACATCCCTTGTGCCGAGGAAGCAGCACTAGTCTGCCGAGAGATGGGCTGCACGGTTTTTACTGCCTATGATGTAGGGGTAGCAGGACTGCATCGCTTGTTCGGACCACTCTCCGAACTGCTGGAGAAGGAAAAGGTGGATGTGCTCATTGTGGCAGCAGGCATGGATGGGGCACTGCCCTCAGTAGTCTCAGGTCTAGTGCCCGTACCGGTGATTGGTTTGCCGACTTCGGTGGGCTACGGATTGGGTAGTGGGGGCATAGCCGCGTTGCTCTCCATGTTGCAAACCTGTTCACCAGGGCTTGCGGTGGTCAATATTGACAATGGCATCGGTGCAGGCGCTATGGCAGGGATAATTGCCAATCGCGTGGCAGCTGCACGGAAGGGATAG